The following coding sequences are from one Streptomyces sp. NBC_01232 window:
- a CDS encoding PP2C family protein-serine/threonine phosphatase, which produces MRLRTELARIDEQLRSLLAAMDRLQGLLDAVVSISREVELPDVLHRIVTTAMDLAGARYGALGVLSESGDHLEQFITAGLSEQERADLAETGLPRGLGVLGHLIHHPEPLRVDSIPAHPSSVGFPAGHPHMHTLLGVAISVRGAIYGDLYLSERRDGHPFDVHDENVVLALASAAGIAIEKVRLFERVRLGAEQFQRLLLPTLPDLRPFAAAAIYRPAAEPSQIGGDWYDAIPLADNVVALVIGDVVGHDLKAAASMASTRNMLRALLFDQSNPPSAILTQLDRTLHAITSNPVTTTTLARIEPEEPGWRLHWSSAGHVPPLLITPGRPAEYLFAEPGVPLGVDPEQPRPDHSRFLPPDATVVFFTDGLVEHPEHPIDERLNRLTDLATMYAALPLQEFVQALADHHPSDGHDDLAILALRTPHL; this is translated from the coding sequence GTGCGTCTGCGCACCGAGTTGGCCAGGATCGATGAGCAACTCCGCTCCCTGCTGGCCGCCATGGACCGGCTGCAGGGCCTGCTGGACGCGGTGGTGTCCATCAGCCGGGAGGTGGAGCTGCCCGACGTGCTGCACCGCATCGTGACCACCGCCATGGACTTGGCCGGCGCTCGCTACGGGGCACTGGGCGTACTCAGCGAGTCCGGCGACCATCTGGAGCAGTTCATCACCGCCGGCCTGTCCGAACAGGAACGCGCCGATCTGGCCGAGACCGGTTTGCCCCGAGGCCTGGGGGTCCTCGGGCACCTGATCCACCACCCCGAACCCCTGCGGGTCGACAGCATCCCGGCCCATCCGTCGTCCGTCGGGTTTCCGGCCGGCCACCCGCACATGCACACCTTGCTCGGCGTCGCCATCAGCGTCCGCGGCGCGATCTACGGTGACCTCTACCTCTCCGAGCGGCGCGATGGACATCCCTTCGACGTCCACGACGAGAACGTCGTCCTTGCCCTGGCCAGTGCCGCGGGAATCGCGATCGAGAAGGTACGCCTGTTCGAACGGGTTCGCCTCGGCGCCGAGCAGTTCCAACGGCTTCTGCTGCCGACCCTGCCGGACCTGCGGCCTTTCGCCGCCGCCGCCATCTACCGGCCCGCTGCCGAGCCCAGTCAGATCGGTGGGGACTGGTACGACGCCATCCCACTGGCCGACAACGTCGTGGCGCTCGTCATCGGCGACGTGGTCGGTCACGACCTGAAGGCCGCGGCCTCCATGGCCTCCACCCGCAACATGCTGCGGGCTCTGCTGTTCGACCAGAGCAATCCGCCCAGCGCCATCCTTACCCAGCTCGACCGCACCCTGCACGCCATCACGAGCAATCCCGTCACCACCACGACCCTGGCACGCATCGAACCGGAGGAGCCGGGGTGGCGACTCCACTGGAGCAGCGCGGGCCACGTCCCACCCCTGCTGATCACCCCTGGGCGCCCGGCAGAGTACCTTTTCGCCGAGCCCGGCGTACCGCTCGGGGTCGACCCCGAGCAGCCCCGCCCCGACCATTCCCGCTTCCTGCCCCCGGACGCCACCGTGGTCTTCTTCACGGACGGGCTGGTCGAACATCCTGAGCACCCCATCGACGAGCGTCTCAACCGGCTCACCGATCTCGCCACGATGTACGCCGCCCTGCCCCTGCAGGAGTTCGTCCAGGCTCTGGCCGATCACCACCCCAGCGACGGTCACGACGACCTGGCCATCCTCGCCCTGCGCACCCCGCACCTCTGA
- a CDS encoding MASE1 domain-containing protein: protein MTAARPERLRQAGLAALEICVVAGLYYGSAALGLVQQLVGGQVTPLWPPTGIAVASLLLRGLRVWPGIALGAFLVNVPLGPSIPAVLAIVAGNTLAPVCSYALLRRTGFRTELDRLQDALGLIFLGALTGMLISATVGSGTLALAGALSTEKFWPTWSVWWTGDAMGVLVVTPVLLVLRFARWPKGARPSRWAEGLLLLAATVCVGFLETSSTTLMFLGFPLLIWAAFRFQLAGAALCALSVSTFAIVAAARGSGPFAGHDLLTNMITLQAFNGASSLTALLVAAAVSQRDQTQKEIARACMLLAEMAARATAGDHHPRLPDRGGETEADDGRTEWPT from the coding sequence ATGACTGCAGCGCGGCCTGAGCGGCTCCGACAGGCCGGCTTGGCCGCCCTGGAGATCTGCGTCGTTGCCGGGCTGTACTACGGCTCAGCCGCGCTGGGACTGGTCCAGCAACTGGTGGGGGGCCAGGTCACCCCCCTGTGGCCGCCGACCGGTATCGCCGTGGCGAGCCTGCTCCTGCGCGGTCTGCGGGTCTGGCCCGGGATCGCGCTGGGTGCCTTCCTGGTCAACGTCCCGCTCGGCCCATCGATCCCGGCCGTGCTCGCGATCGTGGCGGGCAATACCCTCGCGCCCGTCTGCTCGTACGCGCTGCTCCGCCGTACGGGCTTCCGTACGGAACTGGACCGTTTGCAGGATGCGCTGGGGCTGATCTTCCTCGGTGCGCTCACCGGGATGCTGATCAGCGCGACGGTGGGCAGCGGGACCCTGGCCCTCGCCGGCGCGCTGAGCACCGAGAAATTCTGGCCCACCTGGTCGGTCTGGTGGACGGGCGACGCGATGGGGGTACTGGTGGTGACGCCCGTCCTGCTCGTTCTCCGCTTCGCGCGTTGGCCGAAAGGTGCGCGGCCGTCCCGTTGGGCGGAGGGACTGCTGCTTCTGGCAGCCACGGTCTGCGTCGGCTTCCTCGAGACCAGCAGTACGACGCTCATGTTCCTCGGCTTCCCGCTGCTGATCTGGGCGGCCTTCCGCTTCCAGCTGGCCGGGGCTGCGCTCTGCGCCCTGTCCGTGTCGACCTTCGCCATCGTCGCCGCTGCCCGTGGCTCAGGCCCGTTCGCCGGTCATGATCTGCTCACCAACATGATCACCCTGCAAGCGTTCAACGGTGCTTCCTCGCTGACCGCGCTGCTGGTCGCGGCTGCCGTCAGCCAGCGCGACCAGACCCAGAAAGAGATCGCGCGAGCCTGCATGCTGCTGGCCGAGATGGCGGCCAGGGCCACCGCCGGTGACCACCATCCCAGGCTCCCCGATCGCGGGGGCGAGACGGAAGCGGACGACGGACGAACCGAGTGGCCGACGTGA